In one Mycoplasmopsis canis PG 14 genomic region, the following are encoded:
- a CDS encoding IS30 family transposase — protein MKNLGKWICIFDQSKKENKYTHYEIAENIDTIWKFQGKLELTRNLQKKQMDIDSIYNALFEISQGISIQKASRKIKRDVRTIKNKIDLMTSKHSKDLLKYQRFQCNNCFKRVTKVKVIHFSKIYDHLLDYRYSRLFFRNTKLQEKWEPFKEYWNDIRHKYNKYKIKRNIKEKMPKTSVKFLVNSFKKSHIGFSPSVSSVYKKMQSLPFYLDYEHIIRKSEGKYIRKTTKKTKLVTLNNATEITKRPNYINDRSEMGHYELDTVMGKIDDKKCLVTLLERQTRKSYATITKRGSKYIHQALNNMIKKFGLNIKSLTVDNGKENVLLHKIIPKDRLFKCLPYSSWQKGSIENMHRLIRYFIPKGKSLDNYTQEEIDFMMEWINNYRKIINQP, from the coding sequence ATGAAAAATTTAGGAAAATGAATTTGTATTTTTGATCAATCAAAGAAAGAAAATAAATATACTCATTATGAAATTGCAGAAAATATTGATACTATTTGAAAGTTTCAAGGAAAATTAGAACTAACTAGAAATTTACAGAAAAAACAAATGGATATTGATTCAATTTATAATGCTTTATTTGAAATTAGCCAAGGTATATCAATTCAAAAAGCCTCTAGAAAAATAAAAAGAGATGTGAGAACAATAAAAAACAAAATTGATCTTATGACTAGTAAACATTCTAAAGATTTATTAAAATATCAAAGATTTCAATGTAACAATTGTTTTAAAAGAGTCACTAAGGTTAAAGTTATTCATTTTTCTAAAATATACGATCATTTATTGGATTATAGATACTCAAGATTGTTTTTCAGAAATACTAAGTTACAAGAAAAATGAGAACCATTTAAAGAGTATTGAAATGATATTAGACATAAATATAATAAATACAAAATCAAAAGAAATATTAAAGAAAAGATGCCAAAAACTTCTGTAAAGTTTTTGGTAAATTCTTTTAAGAAATCTCACATTGGCTTTAGCCCTTCTGTTAGTTCAGTGTATAAAAAGATGCAATCCTTACCATTTTATCTAGATTATGAACATATAATTAGAAAATCAGAAGGTAAATATATTAGGAAAACAACCAAGAAGACTAAATTAGTAACATTGAATAACGCTACCGAAATAACTAAGAGACCAAATTATATTAACGATAGATCAGAAATGGGCCATTACGAACTTGATACTGTAATGGGCAAAATTGATGATAAAAAGTGTTTAGTAACTTTGTTAGAAAGACAAACTAGAAAGTCATATGCTACAATAACCAAAAGAGGTTCAAAATATATTCATCAAGCTTTAAATAATATGATTAAAAAGTTTGGTTTAAATATTAAATCCTTAACTGTCGATAATGGTAAGGAAAATGTTTTATTACACAAAATCATTCCTAAAGACAGATTGTTCAAATGTCTTCCATATAGTTCATGGCAAAAAGGCTCCATTGAAAATATGCATAGATTAATAAGGTATTTTATTCCTAAAGGTAAAAGTCTTGACAATTATACTCAAGAAGAAATTGATTTTATGATGGAATGAATAAATAACTATAGAAAAATTATTAATCAACCTTAG
- a CDS encoding large conductance mechanosensitive channel protein MscL: MNKKNITKSTFKDALNFFKKGNILLLAIAFLAGAVFNAVVASLANDIIMSAIAELIGGKSLNEWKVGGMLVGKFLGTVINFVIVTALLFILLFTYFLIRNIRIAKKEKNAPAPVVEPAKPTVEELMLEQLQSINEKLQK, from the coding sequence ATGAACAAAAAAAATATAACAAAATCAACTTTTAAAGATGCTTTAAATTTCTTTAAAAAAGGCAACATTCTTTTATTGGCTATTGCATTTTTAGCAGGAGCCGTATTTAATGCTGTTGTTGCTTCTTTAGCAAACGACATTATTATGAGCGCGATTGCTGAATTAATTGGTGGTAAATCATTAAATGAGTGAAAAGTTGGAGGTATGCTAGTAGGTAAATTCTTAGGAACAGTAATTAACTTTGTTATTGTTACAGCATTATTATTTATTTTATTATTTACATACTTCTTAATTAGAAACATCAGAATAGCAAAAAAAGAAAAAAATGCACCAGCACCAGTTGTTGAGCCAGCAAAACCAACAGTTGAAGAGTTGATGTTAGAACAATTACAATCAATTAACGAAAAACTTCAAAAGTAG
- a CDS encoding pseudouridine synthase has translation MEKERIQKLLSMSGVASRREAESFILQGRVKVNGVVAKLGDKASYSDEILFDNKPINPEEEKVYFVLNKPPKTICSLKDHLGRTLVTDLISTPFKIFPVGRLDYDTTGVLILTNDGDLSNKLLHPKYKIFRVYRARLNEPLSKNELKALNGVVVVNNVESHQDVIPAGEDSPKSYLVVLSMGTYHHVKELFKTVNKTVLNLKRIEYAGITVEKMPLGSYRKLTFKEVKNLKHLVRIQEEELKKLDKKS, from the coding sequence ATGGAAAAAGAAAGAATTCAAAAACTTCTATCAATGTCTGGTGTAGCTTCTAGAAGAGAGGCTGAGTCCTTTATATTGCAAGGCAGGGTTAAAGTTAATGGGGTAGTTGCTAAATTAGGTGATAAGGCAAGTTATAGTGATGAAATATTGTTTGATAATAAACCAATTAACCCTGAGGAAGAAAAAGTTTATTTCGTATTAAATAAACCTCCAAAGACAATTTGCTCATTAAAGGACCACTTAGGAAGAACGCTTGTAACTGATTTAATTTCAACTCCATTTAAAATATTTCCTGTAGGTAGATTGGATTATGATACTACCGGTGTCTTGATATTAACTAATGATGGTGATCTTTCTAATAAGCTTCTTCATCCTAAGTATAAAATATTTAGAGTTTATAGAGCAAGATTGAACGAGCCCTTAAGTAAAAATGAATTAAAAGCGCTTAACGGAGTTGTTGTTGTTAATAATGTAGAAAGTCATCAAGATGTTATTCCGGCTGGTGAAGACAGTCCTAAATCATATTTAGTTGTATTATCAATGGGTACATATCACCACGTCAAGGAATTATTTAAAACCGTTAATAAAACAGTTTTAAATTTAAAACGAATTGAATACGCTGGTATAACAGTTGAAAAAATGCCTTTAGGAAGTTATAGAAAATTAACTTTTAAAGAAGTTAAAAATCTCAAACATTTAGTGAGAATACAAGAAGAAGAATTAAAAAAACTAGATAAAAAAAGTTAA
- a CDS encoding nicotinate-nucleotide adenylyltransferase yields the protein MKIGIYGGSFDPIHKGHIEIAKYVIKELNLDKLLIVPTYVSPFKKKSISIEDKINMINLVLEEKMELCLFEAKRNTISYTIDTVKYIKNKYKNDELFLIIGSDNLSKLHKWKDIDEIANLTKIVALRRSSIINKTNLKKYNGILLKNSYFDFSSSEYKKGYFHMVDPKVAQYIQSKGLYLEEIIHNLLSALRAKHSISCGTLAANLAKVHGYSAKNAYIAGILHDIAKEWDEEESRAFLNDFEPSYKDVPKHFLHQHCGAALVKHGYLLENQEIIDAINCHTGMRSEMTKLDKILFISDKICEGRRFPGIQKVRELCFANLDKGFAKVVRITYEWNLSKGVKFSDETLKIYNKYMEK from the coding sequence ATGAAAATAGGAATTTATGGAGGATCGTTTGATCCAATTCACAAGGGGCATATAGAAATAGCTAAATATGTTATAAAGGAGCTAAATTTAGATAAATTATTAATTGTTCCTACATATGTTTCGCCTTTTAAAAAGAAGAGTATATCAATTGAAGATAAAATCAATATGATAAATCTAGTCTTGGAAGAAAAAATGGAATTATGTTTGTTTGAAGCAAAAAGAAATACTATTAGCTACACAATCGATACAGTTAAATACATCAAAAACAAGTACAAGAACGATGAATTATTTTTAATTATCGGTTCTGATAATTTAAGCAAACTACATAAGTGAAAAGATATTGATGAAATTGCTAATTTAACTAAAATCGTTGCTTTAAGAAGAAGTTCAATAATAAATAAAACAAATTTAAAAAAATATAATGGAATACTTTTGAAAAATTCATATTTTGATTTTTCTTCATCCGAATACAAAAAAGGTTATTTTCACATGGTAGACCCCAAGGTCGCTCAATATATTCAAAGCAAGGGTTTATATTTAGAAGAAATTATTCACAATTTACTTAGTGCTTTAAGAGCAAAACATAGCATTTCTTGCGGAACATTAGCCGCTAATTTAGCAAAGGTACACGGTTACTCTGCTAAAAATGCATATATTGCAGGAATATTGCATGATATTGCAAAAGAATGGGATGAAGAAGAGTCGAGAGCCTTTCTCAATGATTTTGAACCAAGTTATAAAGATGTACCAAAACATTTTTTACATCAACATTGTGGAGCAGCATTAGTTAAACATGGATATTTGTTAGAAAATCAAGAAATTATTGATGCAATAAATTGTCATACGGGTATGAGAAGTGAAATGACAAAACTAGACAAAATTTTATTTATTTCTGACAAGATATGTGAAGGCAGAAGATTTCCTGGAATCCAAAAAGTAAGGGAGTTATGTTTTGCTAACCTAGATAAGGGTTTTGCTAAAGTTGTTAGAATAACATATGAATGAAATTTGTCTAAAGGTGTTAAATTTAGTGACGAAACTTTAAAAATATACAATAAATATATGGAGAAATAA
- a CDS encoding Y-family DNA polymerase — protein sequence MKSNSKDFSYIFHIDFDSYFVSAIRSIRPELIDKPVVVARNTVHAIAISVSYEIKELGHSAGDKVYEIKKTEPRTVVVESRHDLYSTISSEIFKYLKSRFSKKIEISSIDECFLFFDNNEIHNDEEALMTAFKLQKEVMDKFRIPLTVGISKNKFYAKMTTNISKPFGVGLTNRENYKERFFNLDIEKFHGIGSKLANKMKENGIFKIGDLLKHDLSSKTLRDIFGTTAYKYINALDIDLQDDYNYEEDMKGIGNEVSFKSSTKDEVLIDEALNEMIHKVSSRLKLYEKMGNIVTLVVRTPSKKWISKQTILDRNVQSYEDISRIIFKKFEQHFLDKEILGVGVRITGLIDSYNNFEKVSLLSENKKNISLIDNIISEVKSRSRSKNIYTLSDLQKKQDRENRYGKGIITTGLFKK from the coding sequence ATGAAATCAAATAGCAAAGATTTTAGTTATATATTTCACATTGATTTTGATAGTTATTTTGTTAGTGCAATAAGATCAATACGACCAGAATTAATTGATAAGCCTGTTGTAGTTGCGAGAAATACCGTGCACGCAATAGCTATTTCTGTGAGTTATGAAATTAAAGAACTTGGTCATTCTGCAGGCGATAAAGTATATGAAATAAAAAAAACAGAACCAAGAACAGTAGTTGTTGAGTCAAGACATGATTTATATTCAACAATCTCTAGTGAAATTTTTAAATATTTAAAATCAAGATTCTCAAAAAAAATAGAAATTTCGTCAATTGATGAATGTTTCTTATTTTTTGACAATAATGAAATTCATAACGATGAAGAAGCTTTAATGACAGCTTTTAAATTACAAAAGGAAGTTATGGATAAATTTAGAATACCGCTTACAGTTGGTATTTCAAAAAATAAATTTTATGCAAAAATGACAACAAATATATCAAAACCTTTTGGAGTTGGTTTAACAAACCGTGAAAATTATAAAGAACGTTTTTTTAATTTAGATATCGAAAAATTTCACGGTATAGGCAGTAAGTTAGCTAATAAAATGAAAGAAAATGGAATATTCAAGATTGGCGACTTGTTAAAACACGATTTATCTAGCAAAACTTTAAGAGATATTTTTGGAACAACAGCATATAAATATATAAATGCTTTAGATATTGACTTGCAAGATGATTATAATTATGAAGAAGACATGAAGGGTATAGGTAATGAAGTTTCCTTTAAATCATCGACAAAGGATGAAGTCTTAATTGATGAAGCTCTAAACGAAATGATTCATAAAGTTTCATCCAGATTAAAACTTTATGAAAAAATGGGTAATATTGTCACTTTAGTTGTTAGAACACCTTCAAAAAAATGGATATCTAAACAAACGATACTGGATAGAAATGTTCAATCTTATGAAGACATTAGTCGTATCATATTTAAAAAGTTTGAACAACATTTTTTAGATAAAGAAATTTTAGGTGTAGGTGTCCGTATAACTGGTTTGATTGATAGTTATAATAATTTCGAAAAAGTTTCTTTACTAAGCGAAAATAAGAAAAATATATCTTTAATAGATAATATAATTTCAGAAGTCAAAAGTAGATCAAGAAGTAAGAATATATATACGCTTAGTGATCTTCAAAAGAAGCAAGATCGTGAAAATAGGTATGGAAAAGGTATAATAACAACAGGATTATTTAAGAAATAA
- a CDS encoding iron-sulfur cluster assembly scaffold protein — MHFNPNEARELIMKHYRYPDNKQVIEGESITSFSNTCADKLELKLEFDNNILANATFNGIGCAVFLSSTDILLNVLRGKTKEEVKLILDIYEKFLDEQELSNEEIDRLQDLWVFFNVKKHLSRMSCALLTSNTIKNEIK, encoded by the coding sequence ATGCATTTTAATCCAAATGAAGCTAGAGAATTAATTATGAAGCACTATAGATACCCTGATAATAAGCAAGTTATAGAAGGAGAATCTATAACTAGTTTTAGTAATACATGCGCCGACAAACTTGAATTAAAGTTAGAGTTTGATAATAATATTCTTGCTAATGCAACATTTAACGGTATTGGTTGTGCGGTTTTTTTGTCATCAACAGATATCTTGCTAAATGTTTTAAGAGGAAAAACAAAAGAGGAAGTCAAATTAATTTTAGATATATACGAAAAATTTTTAGATGAGCAAGAACTTTCTAATGAGGAAATTGATAGATTGCAAGATTTATGAGTTTTCTTTAATGTAAAAAAACATTTAAGCAGAATGTCTTGTGCTCTATTAACATCAAATACAATTAAAAATGAAATCAAATAG
- a CDS encoding aminotransferase class V-fold PLP-dependent enzyme: MNNKIREQFPILNEITYFDSAALVLKPKIAVDAISEFYTSKSISTRTADTPIGSLINSKIDSVRSKIASLLDADANEVIFTSGTTESINLFVKMFGKLLKENDVILLNSYNHSSNIIPWIEIAKETKAIVKMSENLVSDIRTLNNIKIVSLSQETNNFAQDFNLNEIYQEASKKGIYVFNDAAQAISHHKVSLTNSHGIAFSTNKFYGPTGLGALVIQKDLLKKLSPAKFGGGTVNEINKNLAWTAKTNIRAFEPGTPDLAGIYMFDKSLDFFNSIGYDKTQQILRDLSYYLHEKLSKLKNVEVFSRPGDFICLLNVKGIHPQDVATYLGSKNIYTISGIFCAQYLRNLHSEHSYLRISLGIYNNYQDIDKLVEELENGGDFYAF, translated from the coding sequence ATGAATAATAAAATTAGAGAACAATTTCCTATACTTAATGAAATTACTTATTTCGATAGCGCTGCTTTAGTTTTGAAGCCTAAAATAGCAGTAGATGCTATAAGTGAATTTTACACTTCAAAATCTATTTCTACTAGAACTGCAGATACACCTATTGGGAGTTTAATAAATAGTAAAATCGATTCTGTTAGATCTAAAATAGCTTCTTTATTAGATGCGGATGCTAATGAAGTTATTTTTACAAGCGGAACAACAGAATCTATTAATTTATTTGTTAAAATGTTTGGCAAATTATTAAAGGAAAATGACGTTATTTTATTAAATTCGTATAATCATTCATCTAACATTATTCCATGAATTGAAATAGCAAAAGAAACAAAAGCTATAGTTAAAATGAGCGAAAATTTAGTATCAGATATCAGAACTCTTAACAACATTAAAATCGTTTCCTTAAGTCAAGAAACAAATAATTTTGCACAAGATTTTAACCTAAACGAAATTTATCAAGAGGCATCAAAAAAAGGCATATATGTTTTTAATGATGCTGCACAAGCTATTTCACATCACAAAGTTTCTTTAACTAATTCGCATGGTATCGCATTTAGTACAAATAAATTTTATGGTCCAACAGGCCTTGGTGCTTTAGTTATTCAAAAAGATTTATTAAAAAAATTATCTCCTGCAAAATTTGGCGGGGGAACCGTTAATGAAATTAATAAAAATTTAGCTTGAACTGCCAAGACTAATATAAGAGCATTTGAACCAGGCACTCCTGATCTAGCGGGAATTTATATGTTTGATAAGTCATTAGATTTTTTTAATTCAATAGGTTACGATAAAACACAACAAATTCTTAGAGATCTTTCTTATTATCTACATGAAAAATTATCAAAATTAAAAAATGTTGAAGTTTTTTCTAGGCCTGGTGATTTTATTTGTTTACTTAATGTTAAGGGGATACATCCACAAGATGTAGCTACTTATTTAGGGTCAAAAAATATTTACACAATTTCAGGAATTTTTTGCGCCCAATACTTAAGAAATCTACATTCAGAGCATTCATATTTAAGGATTTCTCTAGGAATATACAACAATTATCAAGACATAGACAAACTTGTCGAAGAATTAGAAAATGGAGGCGACTTTTATGCATTTTAA
- a CDS encoding transcription antitermination factor NusB: MTNKKKKPMRIQRIEIISEIYTTQLLDEKLSYKQIAENNPELNSEQILKLSQIEKRLDFIQRIFLKLINNDWPWERMSPLIRAILINAANEFWYLEPKIVINEAVEITKMFFGTPEEDGRETIENRLYKYVNALLQNFYKILLKLESESR, from the coding sequence ATGACAAACAAAAAAAAGAAACCAATGAGAATACAGAGAATAGAAATAATTTCTGAAATATATACAACACAGTTGCTTGACGAAAAATTGAGTTATAAACAAATTGCTGAAAATAACCCTGAATTAAATTCTGAACAAATTCTAAAATTAAGTCAAATTGAAAAAAGGTTAGATTTTATTCAAAGAATATTCTTAAAGTTAATTAATAATGACTGACCTTGAGAAAGAATGAGTCCACTAATAAGAGCTATATTAATTAATGCAGCAAATGAGTTTTGATATCTTGAACCAAAAATAGTGATAAATGAAGCTGTAGAAATAACCAAAATGTTTTTTGGTACACCTGAAGAAGATGGTCGTGAAACAATAGAAAATAGATTGTACAAATATGTAAATGCGCTGCTACAAAACTTTTACAAAATTCTTCTAAAATTAGAGTCAGAATCAAGATAG